A stretch of the Neofelis nebulosa isolate mNeoNeb1 chromosome 1, mNeoNeb1.pri, whole genome shotgun sequence genome encodes the following:
- the DND1 gene encoding dead end protein homolog 1 yields the protein MGRRTYIRRHELFPRVKGAASQRTSRDGVDKRHQRWEWGLLGLQLHRRGGGGAVIRHSNQPFPLQLWCERVNPENKAALEAWVRETGIRLVQVNGQRKYGGPPPGWVGSPPPAGSEVFIGRLPQDVYEHQLIPLFQRVGRLYEFRLMMTFSGLNRGFAYARYSSRRGAQAAIATLHNHPLRPSCPLLVCRSTEKCELSVDGLPPGLSRRALLLALQPLGPGLQEALLMPSPGPAPAQIALLKFNSHRAAAMAKKALVEGQSRLCGEQVAVEWLKPDLKQRLRQQLVGPSLQCLQPEGSRLALARDKLESQGAQGALQLLCQRMKLGSPVFLTKCLGMGPAGWHRFWYQVVIPGHPVPFSGLIWVVLAPDVQNGHEMAKDAVSARLLEALSASRASLKPTGGAEAGTVVKQ from the exons atggggagaagaacTTACATTAGGCGCCACGAGCTCTTCCCCAGGGTGAAGGGTGCCGCCAGCCAGCGCACATCC CGAGATGGGGTCGACAAGCGCCACCAGCGCTGGGAGTGGGGACTCCTTGGGCTGCAGCTCCACAGGCGAGGTGGCGGCGGCGCGGTGATCCGCCATTCCAATCAGCCCTTTCCCCTTCAGCTGTGGTGTGAGAGGGTGAATCCGGAAAACAAGGCAGCTTTGGAGGCATGGGTCAGGGAGACGGGCATCCGCCTGGTGCAGGTGAACGGGCAGAGGAAGTATGGCGGGCCACCCCCAG GCTGGGTGGGCAGCCCGCCGCCGGCCGGCTCAGAGGTGTTTATCGGGCGGCTGCCCCAAGACGTGTACGAGCACCAGCTGATCCCACTGTTCCAGCGCGTGGGCCGGCTCTACGAGTTCCGCCTGATGATGACTTTCAGCGGCCTAAACCGTGGCTTCGCCTACGCCCGCTACAGTTCGCGGCGCGGCGCCCAGGCCGCCATCGCCACGCTGCACAACCACCCGCTGCGGCCCTCCTGCCCGCTGCTCGTGTGCCGCAGTACTGAGAAGTGCGAGCTGAGTGTGGACGGGCTGCCTCCGGGGCTGAGTCGCCGCGCGTTGCTGCTCGCGCTGCAGCCCCTGGGTCCCGGCCTGCAGGAGGCGCTGCTGATGCCCAGCCCTGGGCCAGCGCCCGCGCAAATTGCACTGCTGAAGTTCAACTCGCACCGCGCCGCCGCCATGGCCAAAAAAGCCCTAGTGGAAG GGCAATCACGCCTCTGTGGAGAGCAGGTGGCCGTGGAGTGGCTCAAGCCAGATCTGAAGCAGCGACTCCGCCAGCAGCTGGTGGGCCCCTCCCTGCAGTGCCTACAGCCAGAGGGCAGTCGGTTGGCCCTGGCCAGGGACAAGCTAGAGTCCCAAGGGGCTCAGGGTGCCCTGCAGCTGTTGTGCCAGCGGATGAAGCTGGGCAGCCCTGTGTTCCTCACCAAGTGTTTGGGCATGGGCCCTGCTGGCTGGCACCGCTTCTGGTACCAGGTGGTGATCCCTGGGCATCCAGTGCCCTTCAGTGGCCTCATCTGGGTTGTGCTGGCCCCAGATGTGCAGAATGGGCATGAGATGGCTAAGGATGCTGTGTCTGCAAGGTTGCTAGAGGCACTGAGTGCCTCTAGAGCCAGTCTTAAACCGACTGGTGGGGCTGAGGCAGGTACCGTGGTTAAGCAGTGA
- the WDR55 gene encoding WD repeat-containing protein 55 gives MDRTCEERPVEDENDEEDPNSTEAPVRIRDTPEDIVLEAPASGLAFHPTRNFLAAGDVDGDVYVFSYSCQEGETKELWSSGHHLKSCRAVVFSEDGQKLITVSKDKAIHVLDVEQGRLERRISKAHGAPINSLLLVDEHVLATGDDTGVIRLWDQRKEGPLMDMRQHEEYIADMTLDPAKKLLLTASGDGCLGVFNIRRRRFELLSEPQSGDLTSVTLMKYGKKVACGSSEGTIYLFNWNGFGATSDRFALRAESIDCMVPVTESLLCTGSTDGIIRAVNILPNRVVGTVGQHAGEPVEKLALSHCGCFLASSGHDQRLKFWNMAELRTVVVDDYRQRKKKGGPLRALSSKAWSTDDFFAGLREEEGSTAQKEGEESEDESD, from the exons ATGGACCGCACGTGTGAGGAGAGGCCTGTGGAGGATGAGAACGACGAGGAAGACCCCAACTCCACGGAAGCCCCAGTCCGCATCCGGGACACTCCGGAAGACATCGTGCTGGAAGCTCCAGCCAGTGGGCTGGCGTTCCATCCGACCCGCAACTTTCTGGCGGCGGGGGACGTGGATGGGGACGTGTACGT cttTTCCTACTCCTGCCAAGAGGGAGAAACCAAGGAGCTCTGGTCTTCAGGTCACCACCTCAAATCCTGTCGAGCCGTGGTCTTCTCTGAAGATGGGCAGA AACTTATTACTGTCTCCAAGGACAAAGCCATCCACGTTCTAGATGTGGAGCAGGGCCGACTGGAAAGACGCATATCCAAGGCTCATGG TGCCCCCATCAACAGTCTCCTGCTGGTAGATGAGCATGTCCTGGCCACTGGGGATGACACAGGTGTCATCCGGCTCTGGGACCAGCGGAAGGAGGGCCCCTTAATGGATATGCGGCAGCACGAGGAGTATATTGCCGACATGACTCTGGACCCAGCTAAGAAGCTGCTGCTGACAGCCAG TGGGGATGGCTGCCTTGGTGTCTTCAACATCAGGCGACGCCGGTTTGAACTGCTCTCAGAGCCGCAGTCTGGAGACCTGACCTCGGTCACCCTCATGAAA TATGGAAAGAAGGTGGCCTGTGGCTCCAGTGAAGGTACTATATATCTCTTCAACTGGAACGGCTTTGGGGCCACAAGTGATCGGTTTGCCCTAAGAGCTGAGTCTATTGACTGCATGGTTCCAGTCACTGAGAGCCTGCTGTGCACTGGCTCCACTGATGGAATCATCAG ggCTGTCAATATCCTTCCAAACCGAGTGGTGGGCACTGTGGGCCAGCATGCTGGAGAGCCTGTGGAGAAGCTGGCCCTTTCCCACTGTGGCTGCTTCCTGGCCAGCAGTGGCCATGACCAGCGCCTTAAGTTTTGGAACATGGCCGAGCTGCGGACTGTGGTAGTGGATGACTACCGCCAGCGGAAGAAAAAGGGAGGGCCCCTCCGGGCCCTAAGCAGTAAGGCTTGGAGCACAGATGACTTCTTTGCAGGACTGAGGGAGGAAGAAGGCTCCACAGctcagaaggaaggggaggagagtgaGGATGAAAGTGATTGA
- the IK gene encoding protein Red, giving the protein MPERDSEPFSNPLAPDGHDVDDPHSFHQSKLTNEDFRKLLMTPRAAPTSAPPSKSRHHEMPREYNEDEDPAARRRKKKSYYAKLRQQEIERERELAEKYRDRAKERRDGVNKDYEETELISTTANYRAVGPTAEADKSAAEKRRQLIQESKFLGGDMEHTHLVKGLDFALLQKVRAEIASKEKEEEELMEKPQKETKKDEDPENKIEFKTRLGRNVYRTLFRSKAYERNELFLPGRMAYVVDLDDEYADTDIPTTLIRSKADCPTMEAQTTLTTNDIVISKLTQILSYLRQGTRNKKLKKKDKGKMEEKKPPEADMNIFEDIGDYVPSTTKTPRDKERERYRERERDRERDRDRDRERERERDRERERDREREEEKKRHSYFEKPKVDDEPMDVDKGPGSAKELIKSINEKFAGSAGWEGTESLKKPEDKKQLGDFFGMSNSYAECYPATMDDMAVDSDEEVDYSKMDQGNKKGPLGRWDFDTQEEYSEYMNNKEALPKAAFQYGIKMSEGRKTRRFKETNDKAELDRQWKKISAIIEKRKKMEADGVEVKRPKY; this is encoded by the exons ATGCCAGAGCGAGACA GTGAGCCTTTCTCCAACCCCTTGGCTCCAGATGGCCACGATGTGGACGATCCTCACTCCTTCCACCA GTCAAAACTCACCAATGAAGACTTCAGGAAACTTCTCATGACCCCGAGGGCTGCACCCACATCTGCACCACCCTCTAAATCACGTCAccatga GATGCCAAGGGAGTACAATGAGGACGAAGACCCCGCTGCacgaaggagaaaaaagaaaag TTATTATGCCAAGCTTCGTCAAcaagaaattgagagagagagagaactagcagAGAAGTACCGGGACCGTGCCAAGGAACGGCGAGATGGTGTAAACAAAGattatgaggaaactgagctaaTCAGTACCACAGCTAACTACAGGGCTGTGGGCCCCACTGCTGAGGC GGACAAATCAGCtgcagagaaaagaagacagttgaTCCAGGAGTCCAAATTCTTGGGTGGTGACATGGAACACACCCATTTGGTGAAAGGCTTGGATTTTGCTCTGCTTCAAAAG GTACGAGCTGAGATTGccagcaaagagaaagaagaggaagaacttATGGAAAAGCCCCAGAAGGAAACCAA gAAAGATGAGGATCCTGAGAACAAAATTGAATTTAAGACACGTTTGG GCCGCAATGTTTACCGCACACTGTTTAGGAGCAAGGCATATGAACGCAATGAGCTGTTCCTGCCAGGCCGCATGGCCTATGTGGTAGACCTGGATGACGAGTATGCAGACACAGATATCCCCACCACGCTTATCCGCAGCAAAGCAGATTGCCCCACTATGGAA GCCCAGACAACACTGACTACAAATGACATCGTAATCAGCAAGCTCACCCAGATCCTTTCCTACCTGCGGCAGGGTACCCGCAATAAGAAGCTCAAGAAGAAGGATAAAG GGAAGATGGAAGAGAAGAAGCCCCCTGAGGCTGACATGAA TATATTTGAAGACATTGGGGATTATGTGCCATCCACAACCAAGACTCCTCGGGACAAGGAGCGGGAGAGATACCGGGAACGAGAGCGTGAtcgggagagagacagagaccgtgaCAGAGAACGGGAGCGAGAACGAGATCGGGAGCGGgagcgggacagagagagagaggaagagaagaagaggcACAGTTACTTTGAGAAGCCGAAAGTGGATGATGAG ccCATGGACGTTGACAAAG GACCTGGATCTGCTAAGGAGTTGATTAAATCAATCAATGAAAAGTTTGCTGGATCTGCTGGCTGGGAAGGCACTGAATC GCTGAAGAAGCCAGAGGACAAGAAGCAGCTGGGAGACTTCTTTGGCATGTCCAACAGTTATGCTGAGTGTTATCCAGCCAC GATGGATGACATGGCCGTGGATAGTGATGAGGAGGTGGATTACAGCAAAATGGACCAG GGTAATAAGAAAGGCCCCTTAGGCCGCTGGGACTTTGATACCCAGGAGGAATACAGCGAGTATATGAACAACAAGGAGGCTTTGCCCAA AGCTGCATTCCAGTATGGTATCAAGATGTCTGAAGGGCGGAAGACCAGGCGCTTCAAGGAAACCAATGATAAGGCAGAACTAGATCGACAGTGGAAGAAGATTAGTGCA ATCattgagaagaggaagaagatggagGCTGATGG AGTTGAAGTGAAAAGACCAAAATACTAA
- the NDUFA2 gene encoding NADH dehydrogenase [ubiquinone] 1 alpha subcomplex subunit 2 — protein sequence MAAAVASRGIRAKLGLREIRVHLCQRSPGSQGVREFIEKHYVELKKANPDLPILIRECSDVQPKLWARYAFGQEKNVSLNNFSADQVTRAMENVLSGKA from the exons ATGGCGGCGGCTGTAGCCAGTCGCGGAATTCGGGCAAAACTGGGCCTGCGTGAAATTCGCGTCCACTTGTGCCAGCGCTCGCCTGGCAGTCAGGGCGTCAG ggaaTTTATCGAGAAACACTATGTGGAGCTGAAGAAGGCGAACCCTGACCTGCCAATCCTAATCCGCGAGTGTTCGGATGTGCAGCCCAAGCTCTGGGCCCGTTACG caTTTGGCCAAGAGAAGAATGTCTCTTTGAATAACTTCAGTGCTGATCAAGTAACCAGAGCCATGGAGAATGTACTAAGTGGCAAAGCCTGA